The Bos taurus isolate L1 Dominette 01449 registration number 42190680 breed Hereford chromosome 13, ARS-UCD2.0, whole genome shotgun sequence genome contains a region encoding:
- the DEFB124 gene encoding beta-defensin 124 precursor: protein MTQLLLLLVALLVLGHVPTGRSEFKRCWNGQGACRAYCTKYEAYMHLCSDATLCCLPYGLKPVKTEKV, encoded by the exons ATGACACAGCTGCTTCTGCTTCTTGTGGCTCTCCTGGTCCTGGGTCATGTGCCGACAG GGAGAAGTGAATTCAAACGATGCTGGAACGGCCAAGGGGCCTGCCGGGCTTACTGCACGAAGTACGAAGCCTACATGCACCTGTGCTCGGATGCCACCTTGTGCTGTCTGCCTTACGGACTCAAGCCTGTCAAGACTGAAAAGGTCTAG